The following coding sequences are from one Mycobacteriales bacterium window:
- a CDS encoding DEAD/DEAH box helicase: MGTTGETPAWVAALTDDDLRRQFGAEIFARGLAYARQGAVTDVQTGGEGTLLLAAVSGNRPAPYQVLVTSPAKVSKRISARCSCPMGTGCKHIVAALLNTRGLKPRHGARPSWPHDDWEHLLDNVIARPKPAAPTPMALQFELVQPRNSPGRRIRLRAMAQGKTGWIKTGASWRDLESRYQPPGRPTISAEQRAWVFEVLSVARSHQTHYYSQYADVILHLEDLGTATWRLLAAAQRAGFTFIGTGATTVELAAEPARPVIDLRRADGGDVELTAALRLDDGEVLPPGADLIGEPAHGCAIDEPGRLRLIPLEPQIDASIQRLLNSGRVVIPAAETPRFLTEFYPALQRQLTVESADASVALPRIEPPRLSVRIDFEPGHVATIASSFVYRVGDQTHEVAIDDTVPDASRDVDAERALLSRLTALDAVPGLRAPAHEGRRLIPQAQVTGLHTADLAERVLPALADDPDVEVVVQGDATAYHESADAPLVTVALDDDANDPDWFNLAVAVTVDGEHVPFPPLFAAMSLGQERLLLDSGTWFRLDRPELRRLRELIDEAKAIQDKTSGALRLTPVQAGLWEELVQLGVVTQQSERWARTAGALLALEEMPRPDPPVGLKAQLRPYQLDGYQWLSLLWDLQLGGVLADDMGLGKTVQTLAMAVRAREAGSLGGESGPLLIVTPTSVMSTWASQAAQFAPDLDVRIVPGTQRKTSTTVAEHAAGADLVITSFTLFRLDEEAYRSVKWSGLVLDEAQFVKNHQAKTYQCARRLPAPFKLAITGTPLENTLMDLWSMLSIVAPGLFPNPERFNEFYRRPIERGEAPDRLDALRRRIRPLMLRRTKELVASDLPPKTEQRLDVELNPQHRRIYDTHLNRERQRVMHLVEDMDRNRLTILRSLTLLRQLSLDASLVDEEHAGKVRSSKIDALVDQLREIAAEGHRALVFSQFTRFLSLIRTRLTEEGLGHCYLDGRTRDRAARIAEFTEGDAPVFLISLKAGGFGLNLTAADYVFVLDPWWNPAAEEQAIDRTHRIGQDKPVMVYRLVATDTIEEKVVALQERKRDLFAQVVDGGAAASGALTAADIRELFAS, encoded by the coding sequence ATGGGTACGACGGGCGAGACGCCGGCCTGGGTCGCCGCCCTCACCGACGACGACCTGCGCCGCCAGTTCGGCGCCGAGATCTTCGCCCGCGGCCTTGCCTACGCCCGCCAGGGCGCCGTCACCGACGTCCAGACCGGCGGCGAGGGCACCCTCCTGCTCGCCGCGGTGAGCGGCAACCGCCCCGCGCCGTACCAGGTCCTCGTCACCAGCCCCGCCAAGGTCAGCAAGCGCATCTCGGCCCGCTGCAGCTGCCCGATGGGGACCGGCTGCAAGCACATCGTGGCCGCGCTGCTCAACACCCGCGGCTTGAAGCCACGCCACGGCGCCCGGCCGTCGTGGCCGCACGACGACTGGGAGCACCTGCTCGACAACGTCATCGCCCGCCCGAAGCCCGCCGCCCCGACGCCGATGGCGCTGCAGTTCGAGCTGGTCCAGCCGCGCAACTCCCCCGGCCGCCGGATCCGGCTGCGGGCGATGGCGCAGGGCAAGACCGGCTGGATCAAGACCGGCGCATCATGGCGCGACCTCGAGAGCCGCTACCAACCGCCCGGCCGCCCGACGATCAGCGCCGAGCAGCGCGCCTGGGTGTTCGAGGTGCTGTCGGTCGCGCGCAGCCATCAGACGCACTACTACTCCCAGTACGCCGACGTCATCCTTCACCTCGAAGATCTCGGTACGGCGACCTGGCGGCTGCTCGCCGCCGCGCAGCGGGCCGGCTTCACCTTCATCGGCACCGGCGCCACCACGGTCGAGCTCGCCGCCGAACCGGCACGGCCTGTGATCGACCTGCGCCGTGCCGACGGCGGGGACGTCGAGCTGACCGCCGCGTTGCGACTCGACGACGGCGAGGTCCTGCCGCCCGGCGCGGACCTGATCGGCGAACCCGCGCACGGCTGCGCGATCGACGAACCGGGCCGGCTGCGGCTGATCCCCCTCGAACCGCAGATCGACGCCTCGATCCAGCGGCTGCTCAACTCCGGGCGGGTGGTGATTCCCGCGGCCGAGACGCCACGGTTCCTCACCGAGTTCTATCCCGCGTTGCAGCGCCAGCTGACCGTCGAGTCGGCCGACGCGAGCGTGGCGCTCCCCCGGATCGAGCCGCCCAGGCTGTCGGTGCGCATCGACTTCGAGCCGGGCCACGTCGCGACGATCGCGTCCTCGTTCGTCTATCGCGTCGGCGACCAGACCCACGAGGTCGCCATCGACGACACGGTGCCCGACGCGAGCCGCGACGTCGACGCGGAACGCGCGCTGCTGTCGCGGCTCACCGCGCTCGACGCCGTACCCGGCCTGCGCGCACCCGCCCACGAAGGTCGCCGCCTGATCCCGCAGGCGCAGGTCACCGGGCTGCACACCGCAGACCTCGCCGAACGTGTCCTTCCGGCGCTCGCCGACGACCCGGACGTCGAGGTCGTGGTGCAGGGCGACGCGACGGCGTACCACGAGTCAGCGGACGCACCGCTGGTCACGGTGGCGCTCGACGACGACGCCAACGACCCCGACTGGTTCAACCTCGCGGTCGCCGTCACCGTCGACGGCGAGCACGTGCCGTTCCCGCCGCTGTTCGCGGCGATGTCACTCGGCCAGGAGCGGCTGCTGCTCGACAGCGGCACCTGGTTCCGGCTCGACCGGCCCGAGCTGCGCCGGCTGCGCGAGCTCATCGACGAGGCGAAGGCCATCCAGGACAAGACCAGCGGCGCCCTGCGGCTCACCCCAGTCCAGGCCGGGCTGTGGGAAGAGCTCGTGCAGCTCGGCGTGGTCACCCAGCAGAGCGAGCGATGGGCCCGGACCGCCGGCGCGCTGCTCGCGCTCGAGGAGATGCCGCGCCCCGACCCACCGGTCGGGCTGAAGGCGCAACTGCGGCCCTACCAGCTCGACGGCTACCAGTGGCTCAGCCTGCTGTGGGACCTCCAGCTCGGCGGCGTGCTCGCCGACGACATGGGCCTCGGCAAGACGGTGCAGACCCTCGCGATGGCGGTTCGTGCCCGCGAGGCGGGGTCGCTGGGCGGCGAGTCCGGGCCGCTGCTGATCGTGACGCCGACGAGCGTGATGTCGACGTGGGCGAGCCAGGCGGCGCAGTTCGCGCCCGACCTCGACGTACGCATCGTCCCTGGGACGCAGCGCAAGACCTCGACCACGGTGGCAGAGCACGCCGCCGGCGCCGACCTCGTGATCACGTCGTTCACGCTGTTCCGCCTCGACGAGGAGGCCTACCGGTCGGTGAAGTGGTCCGGGCTGGTGCTCGACGAAGCGCAGTTCGTGAAGAACCACCAGGCCAAGACCTACCAGTGCGCGCGCAGGCTGCCCGCGCCGTTCAAGCTGGCGATCACCGGTACGCCGCTGGAGAACACGCTCATGGACCTGTGGTCCATGCTCTCGATCGTCGCGCCGGGCCTGTTCCCCAACCCGGAGCGGTTCAACGAGTTCTACCGGCGCCCGATCGAGCGCGGCGAGGCGCCCGACCGGCTCGACGCGCTGCGGCGGCGGATCCGGCCGCTGATGCTGCGGCGTACCAAGGAGCTCGTCGCTTCCGACCTGCCGCCGAAGACCGAGCAGCGCCTCGACGTCGAGCTCAATCCGCAGCACCGCCGGATCTACGACACCCATCTCAACCGCGAGCGGCAGCGCGTCATGCACCTCGTGGAGGACATGGACCGCAACCGGCTGACGATCCTGCGTTCGCTGACCCTGCTGCGTCAGCTCAGCCTCGACGCATCCCTGGTCGACGAGGAGCACGCTGGCAAGGTCCGCTCCAGCAAGATCGACGCGCTCGTCGACCAGCTGCGCGAAATCGCCGCGGAGGGTCATCGCGCCCTGGTGTTCAGCCAGTTCACCCGGTTCCTGTCGTTGATCCGCACCCGGCTCACCGAGGAGGGCCTTGGCCACTGCTACCTCGACGGCCGCACCCGCGACCGGGCCGCGCGGATCGCGGAGTTCACCGAAGGCGACGCCCCGGTCTTCCTGATCAGCCTCAAGGCGGGCGGGTTCGGGCTGAACCTCACCGCCGCCGACTACGTCTTCGTCCTCGACCCGTGGTGGAACCCGGCAGCCGAGGAGCAGGCGATCGACCGGACGCACCGGATCGGGCAGGACAAGCCGGTCATGGTCTACCGGCTGGTCGCCACCGACACGATCGAGGAGAAGGTCGTCGCCCTCCAGGAGCGCAAGCGCGACCTGTTCGCCCAGGTCGTCGACGGCGGCGCGGCAGCCAGCGGTGCGCTGACCGCTGCGGACATCCGGGAGCTGTTCGCGTCCTGA